From the genome of Desmodus rotundus isolate HL8 chromosome 2, HLdesRot8A.1, whole genome shotgun sequence, one region includes:
- the TTC14 gene encoding tetratricopeptide repeat protein 14 yields MDRDLLRQSLNYHGPSLLSLLRSEQLDNPHFRSLLGSAAESARGPSPQQPLQGRKEKRVDNVEIQKFISKKADLLFALSWKSDALPTSEVNEDNEDSYAVMPPLEQFMEIPSMDRRELFFRDIERGDIVIGRISSIREFGFFMVLICLGSGIMRDISHLEITALCPLRDVPSHSNHGDPLSYYQTGDIIRAGIKDIDRYHEKLAVSLYNSSLPPHLSGIKLGVISSEELPLYYRRSVELNSNSLESYDSIMQSSLGFVNPGVVEFLLGKLGIDESNPPSLMRGLQSKNFSEDDFASALRKKQSASWALKCVKIGVDYFKVGRHVDAMNEYNKALEIDKQNVEALVARGALYATKGSLNKAIEDFELALENCPTHRNARKYLCQTLVERGGQLEEEEKFLNAESYYKKALDLDDAFKDAEDALQKLHKYMQKSLELREKQAEKEEKQKTKKIETSAEKLRKLLKEEKRLKKKRRKSTSSSSVSSGDESVSSSSSSSSSGHKRHKKHKRNRSESSRSSKRHSAKASSNQIDESRKDEYFPVPANTSASFLNQRQEMEKLLEKQDRVPSEKKQAKEKDRCPLSSTSVEIPDDFGGRSEDPRDFYNTDKTQASSSKTEKPYKYERHFSSRRDSSDFFSKNPEDKLKIYGYRKCEKDTEGRKEHYRKWEPGPVRYSTSPASSDYSSKFVEKYKKYSGSRDFSRHEQRYQLSKNHREYEREDNYEEDIKTEVPEKDELNSKEHSESGVKKNLPQNLLNIFNQIAAFEKEKGNKQKN; encoded by the exons ATGGACCGGGACCTTCTGCGGCAGTCACTGAATTACCACGGGCCGTCATTGCTGTCCCTGCTCCGTAGCGAACAGCTGGACAATCCGCACTTCCGGAGCCTCCTGGGGTCGGCGGCGGAGTCAGCCCGGGGCCCGTCGCCGCAGCAGCCGTTACAGGGCAG aaaagagaagagagtcgACAACGttgaaatacaaaaattcatTTCCAAAAAAGCGGATCTGCTCTTTGCACTTTCGTGGAAATCAGATGCACTTCCAACATCTGAAGTTAATGAAGACAATGAAG attcttATGCAGTCATGCCACCTTTAGAGCAATTCATGGAAATACCTAGTATGGATCGGAGAGAGCTGTTTTTTCGAGATATAGAGCGTGGAGACATAGTGATTGGAAGAATAAGTTCCATTCGGGAATTTGGGtttttcatggttttgatttgtttaGGCAGTGGCATCATGAGAGATATATCTCACTTAGAAATCACA GCTCTTTGTCCATTGAGAGATGTGCCTTCTCACAGTAACCATGGGGACCCTTTATCATATTACCAGACTGGTGATATCATTCGAG ctggaaTCAAGGATATTGACAGATACCATGAAAAGCTTGCAGTATCTCTCTATAACTCATCTCTTCCACCACACCTATCTGGTATTAAATTAGGTGTAATTAGTTCTGAAGAGCTTCCTTTGTACTACAG gagGAGTGTTGAACTAAATAGTAATTCTTTGGAATCCTATGATAGTATCATGCAAAGTTCCTTGGGATTTGTTAATCCAGGAGTAGTTGAATTCCTTCTAGGAAAACTAGGAATAGATGAATCTAATCCACCATCTTTAATGAGAGGCCTACAAAG cAAAAATTTCTCTGAAGATGACTTTGCTTCTGCGTTAAGAAAGAAACAGTCTGCATCTTGGGCTTTAAAATG TGTGAAGATTGGAGTTGATTATTTTAAGGTTGGGCGCCATGTGGATGCTATGAATGAATACAATAAAGCTCTGGAAATAGACAAACAAAATGTGGAAGCTTTGGTAGCCCGTGGAGCTTT ATATGCAACAAAAGGAAGTCTGAACAAAGCAATAGAAGATTTTGAGCTTGCATTGGAAAACTGTCCAACTCACAGGAATGCAAGAAAATACCTCTGCCAGACACTTGTAGAAAGAGGAGGGCA gttagaagaagaagaaaagtttttaaatgctgAAAGTTACTATAAGAAAGCTTTGGATTTGGATGACGCTTTCAAAGATGCAGAGGATGCTTTACAGAAGCTTCATAAATACATGCAG AAATCTTTGgaattaagagaaaaacaagctgaaaaggaagaaaagcagaaaacaaagaaaatagaaacaagtgCAGAAAAGTTGCGTAAGcttttaaaagaggagaaaag gctaaagaagaaaagaagaaaatcaacttCTTCTTCAAGTGTTTCTTCTGGTGATGAATcagtttcttcttcatcatcatcttccTCTTCTGGTCACAAACGGCATAAGAAACATAAGAGGAACCGTTCCGAGTCTTCTCGAAGTTCCAAAAGGCATTCAGCTAAGGCTTCCTCAAATCAGATAGACGAGTCTAGGAAAGATGAGTACTTCCCAGTTCCAGCCAATACATCAGCATCTTTTCTTAACCAAagacaagaaatggaaaaactaCTGGAAAAGCAAGATAGGGTACCATCTGAAAAGAAGCAGGCAAAAGAGAAAGATAGATGTCCTCTCTCTTCAACATCAGTTGAAATTCCGGATGATTTTGGAGGTAGGTCTGAAGATCCAAGAGATTTTTATAATACTGATAAAACTCAGGCAAGTAGtagcaaaacagaaaaaccatATAAATATGAAAGACATTTTTCCAGTAGAAGAGATTCCTCAGATTTCTTCTCTAAGAATCCAGAAGACAAGTTAAAAATTTATGGttatagaaaatgtgaaaaagatacagagggaagaaaagagcacTATAGAAAATGGGAGCCAGGTCCCGTGAGGTATTCCACTTCACCAGCAAGCTCAGACTACTCTTCAAAGTTcgttgaaaaatataaaaaatattctggATCACGTGATTTCAGTAGACATGAGCAAAGATACCAATTAAGTAAAAATCATAGAGAATATGAAAGAGAGGATAATTATGAGGAGGATATTAAAACAGAGGTTCCAGAAAAAGATGAACTAAATAGCAAAGAGCATTCAGAAAgtggagttaaaaaaaatttacctcAAAACTTACTTAATATATTTAATCAGATAGCtgcatttgagaaagaaaaaggaaataagcaaaaaaattaa